A section of the Flavobacterium sp. CG_23.5 genome encodes:
- a CDS encoding response regulator transcription factor, which produces MKILIAEDDEMMLKTMEFKLTREGYEVISCIDGKEALDKIFSENPDLIISDIEMPFATGLDIVNKVKMESKLDIPIIILSAVGLEKTVLKAFDLGADDFITKPFSPNELIVRIKRLLNK; this is translated from the coding sequence ATGAAAATTCTAATTGCCGAAGATGATGAAATGATGCTTAAAACTATGGAGTTTAAGCTGACCCGTGAAGGGTATGAAGTGATTTCATGCATTGATGGAAAAGAGGCTTTGGATAAAATATTTTCTGAAAACCCGGATCTAATCATTTCAGACATTGAGATGCCATTTGCGACTGGTCTTGATATTGTTAATAAAGTAAAAATGGAGTCTAAACTAGACATCCCAATAATTATTTTGTCTGCCGTAGGTTTAGAAAAAACGGTTTTAAAAGCTTTCGATCTGGGCGCTGATGATTTTATAACCAAACCATTTAGCCCTAATGAGTTGATTGTGAGAATTAAGAGGCTTCTCAATAAATAA
- a CDS encoding murein L,D-transpeptidase catalytic domain-containing protein, with protein sequence MRRIVFTLILIGTLLLSFTISSKNLGKKTSETSELNDLAEKKLLQHVARLKELVSKNPNYNNEIAFFIDMEIMSGKNRFFVYDLKNDKIIDQGLVTQGFGSRIDSAGKLKFSNENNSLCTSLGKYAIGNSYNGQYGKAYKLYGLDPTNNNAISRNIVLHKNIKVPYEEQDKPIGYSFGCPMINDIYYSRIEKRIDDSKRNIVLDIYY encoded by the coding sequence ATGAGAAGAATCGTTTTTACTTTAATTTTGATTGGAACACTACTATTGAGTTTTACAATTTCTTCAAAAAATTTGGGGAAAAAAACTTCTGAAACTTCTGAATTAAATGATTTAGCGGAGAAAAAACTTTTACAACACGTAGCACGTTTAAAGGAATTAGTAAGCAAAAATCCTAATTATAATAATGAAATTGCTTTTTTTATCGATATGGAAATCATGTCTGGAAAAAACAGATTTTTTGTATACGATTTAAAAAATGATAAAATAATTGATCAGGGTTTAGTAACTCAAGGTTTTGGTTCCAGAATTGATTCAGCAGGGAAATTAAAATTTAGCAATGAAAATAATTCCCTTTGCACTTCATTGGGAAAATACGCTATTGGTAATAGTTACAATGGCCAATACGGCAAAGCGTATAAGTTATATGGATTAGACCCTACAAATAATAATGCCATATCACGAAATATTGTGCTACATAAAAATATAAAAGTACCTTATGAAGAACAAGATAAGCCAATAGGTTATAGTTTTGGTTGTCCAATGATAAATGACATCTATTATTCCCGAATTGAAAAACGAATTGACGATTCAAAACGAAATATTGTTTTAGACATTTACTATTAA